Below is a window of Cytophagaceae bacterium DNA.
GCAATTATAAGCAAAAATAGATTTTACTCATAATAATTTCATTACTCAGGATTATTAAACCAATTGATTTCAGCCTCTGGATGCCATCGCAAAACATTGCGACGTTTCAAATTTAGTGCTTTTTTCAAAACCAAAGCCCGAAAGAGGTCTTCCGGGCTTGTGGTAAATGTTGTTTCTATCTTTTCAATAATCTGTTGATTTCGGTAAGTTTTTGCTCCAGAGCTTCAATCTGCTTTTGCTGAGATTTGATGGCTTCCAACAAAACTGGAATCAAATCATCATATCGTACACCTTTCATGCCTGAATCCAGCTCTAGCACGGCTTCGGGATATACCTTTTCTACTTCCTGGGCGATAAAGCCCATTCTTTTCTGGTCGGGATTTTCCTTAAACTCATAACTTACACCCTGCATCGCCATGATTTTTTCAATAGGATTGTCAAGCGGAGCAATGTTTTGCTTTAAACGCATATCAGAAGCTGCGGGGTTTGTTTTTTTGATGGTTCCGTCGGTTTCGATGGTAAGAAAGGTAGCGTTGGCGTTGTCGGTGGCCACGCTCCTAAATCTTGCAGAGCCATCCACGTCGAGTAATTGGGTGGGTAGATCGGTGCCCAGGCCTAGTTTTCCGTTTTTATACATCGTGAGGGCATTGGAGCGGGCATTGTTGCCGGTTCCGTTGCCGATGATAAGCAAGGGGTCATTATTATCATGGGCCGTGGCCGAAAGTGCTCCTCCGATCAGGTCGGTAGTCAGGGAATCGTTGTATGTGCCCAGCATTGTTGCACCGAACACGTTGTTGACCAAGCCCAATCCGCCACTCAGGCTATTATTTCCATTGCTTTTATTGACAGTTCCTATTGCTATCCCCTGTGAACCGGCTCCTTTGTTACCGCTTCCCAAAGCAACGTTATAATCTCCGGTTGGCAGATTTGAATATCCTATTGCCAGGGCTCTGATTCCTGCAGATTGATTGTCAAAGCCAATGTTCATTGCTCTTTCAGTTTTGGAGGTATTGGCTTCTCCGAAATTGTACGATGATACACCTGAGTTATTGTTAAAGTATCCAATTGAGAAAGATCGGTCAGCACTTACGTCATTTTCGTAGCCAAAGGCAAACTCTAAGATGTTTTTACCTTTGTTATCCTTTCCAATCAGATAGTTATTGGAAAATTGGGCGTTATTACCCTGACCAATAGCTACTGAATTGGTACCCTGAGCAGAAATGAGGTTGGAGCGACCTAATGCAATAGAAGCAGATCCTGAAGTATTGTTGAGGATTCCGAAACTTAAAGACTGATTCCCGGTGGCATAATTGCTAAATCCACCGGCAAAACTTTGAGCTCCTGAGGCTTCATTTTGCATTCCTACTGCTCCCGATGCCAGACCTGTAACTTTTAAATCTAAACCTATCGCAAAACTGTAATGGCCAATATTGGCATTGTTCCATTGAGTGCCTGATACTGAGCCCACTCTGAATGCACTACGATCGGGAATCCACATGAGTCGTGTTCCTGCTCCTGAATCAGGCAAGACCAATGGCGTGGGGACAGTAAAATTGTAGAGGGAACTCCTTTTGCTATATATGCCCTGGCCGGTACCGGTGGGTTCTAACAAAATACTTTGTGAAAATCCTGAAATACATAGCAGTAAAAATGCCGGTAATAATAGTTTTTGTTTCATTTCTATGAGTTTATGGGTTTACGCATCCTCCGATTTCGGCTTTGAAGACCGTGCCGGTATCCGCTATAAATACATCGTTGTTACCATCGATAGTTATACTTTGTCCTGCTTTTAGTGTAAGCTGACCGGATCCGGTCAATTTATTATTGGCGGTAATAGTCAGGCTGGTTGATTTTGAAACGATACCACTTGTGATATCATCTGAAGGACTGTTCAGTGTAATGATTTGATTACAAGGCACAACGGCACAAGTTTTTAATACCAACGGCTTTGAACTTACTCCTGGTCTGTTTGTACTCTGAGCCAAAATCCTATACCCAGAAATTTGGTCCAGATTGGCGGGAATATTTACCTGCAATAAGCCTCCAAAACTTCCTGAAAGCACAGAAGTGGTCCCGAGAAGAATATTGGTATTGAATAAACCGGCAGAATTACTAAGGAATATATCCACGGTTTCAGAGCTGGAAAATTCAAAATCAGAGATATAATTTATGGTGACCGGAGCATTTATACATAATGAATCAGGGGAGGGTATAACTTCCATGTGTTTTTCATTTACATAAATTTGATGCACCAGGGGCTCACTCCATCGATTCCTTTCGTCTTTTGACCTGATAAATAAATTGTAAAATCCGTCAGGGAGACTGGACACCGTTACATTAATATTCGTATTATTCAAACTGGTGAGTCCGGCGGTTATTGGGATAT
It encodes the following:
- a CDS encoding tail fiber domain-containing protein, whose protein sequence is MKQKLLLPAFLLLCISGFSQSILLEPTGTGQGIYSKRSSLYNFTVPTPLVLPDSGAGTRLMWIPDRSAFRVGSVSGTQWNNANIGHYSFAIGLDLKVTGLASGAVGMQNEASGAQSFAGGFSNYATGNQSLSFGILNNTSGSASIALGRSNLISAQGTNSVAIGQGNNAQFSNNYLIGKDNKGKNILEFAFGYENDVSADRSFSIGYFNNNSGVSSYNFGEANTSKTERAMNIGFDNQSAGIRALAIGYSNLPTGDYNVALGSGNKGAGSQGIAIGTVNKSNGNNSLSGGLGLVNNVFGATMLGTYNDSLTTDLIGGALSATAHDNNDPLLIIGNGTGNNARSNALTMYKNGKLGLGTDLPTQLLDVDGSARFRSVATDNANATFLTIETDGTIKKTNPAASDMRLKQNIAPLDNPIEKIMAMQGVSYEFKENPDQKRMGFIAQEVEKVYPEAVLELDSGMKGVRYDDLIPVLLEAIKSQQKQIEALEQKLTEINRLLKR